In Candidatus Amarolinea dominans, a single window of DNA contains:
- a CDS encoding DinB family protein gives MDILDRLLGHDTWTTRQLLLASQSLPDDLLDKEFDIDHKSLRETFIHVIENMEIWTDLLYERAVQDKTGNTIPELLERLSIVSRDFANLARNIVREERYDDCFIDTLDNPPMKKTFGGAIGHVITHNMHHRAQIMFLMEKAGLKNHIEGDLLSWESNSFGWR, from the coding sequence ATGGATATTCTTGATAGATTGCTTGGTCACGATACTTGGACAACTCGCCAACTTCTTTTAGCGTCCCAGTCATTACCTGATGATTTGCTAGATAAAGAATTTGATATTGACCACAAGTCGCTTCGCGAAACTTTCATCCACGTTATTGAAAACATGGAAATTTGGACAGATTTACTTTATGAGCGAGCCGTTCAGGACAAAACTGGAAATACGATTCCAGAATTACTTGAACGTTTGAGCATCGTTAGTCGAGATTTTGCCAATTTAGCGCGTAATATTGTGCGAGAAGAACGTTACGATGATTGTTTTATCGATACTCTCGACAACCCACCTATGAAAAAGACCTTTGGTGGTGCAATTGGTCATGTAATCACTCACAATATGCATCATCGTGCCCAAATTATGTTTTTGATGGAAAAAGCAGGACTGAAGAATCATATTGAAGGAGATTTATTGAGTTGGGAAAGTAATAGTTTCGGCTGGCGTTAA
- a CDS encoding ATP-binding protein, with protein sequence MTVLEPIAQHCKRLRLPSIAEAVPEALSLAQQQDWSLESFLLYLLEQETAGRQQRRVERLLREAHLPPDKTLARFEQSRLPLRLRRQLAGLIEGGFIKEAENILIFGQPGTGKTHLAAALAYEWIHHDYSVWFTPTYKLVDGLLRAKRDYALEPELKRLDRFQVVILDDIGYVQQSREEMEVLFTFLAERYERRSVVITSNLVFSQWDQIFKDPLTTAAAIDRVVHHSRIIEFGSEMTSMRAEAAARRQSQEMGQAQPGQVEAIRN encoded by the coding sequence ATGACAGTGCTTGAACCAATTGCGCAACACTGCAAACGCCTGCGGCTGCCCAGCATCGCCGAGGCCGTACCGGAAGCCCTGAGCCTGGCCCAGCAGCAGGACTGGTCTCTCGAGAGTTTCCTGCTCTATCTGTTAGAGCAGGAAACAGCCGGTCGCCAGCAGCGTCGGGTTGAGCGCTTGCTACGTGAGGCTCACCTACCACCCGACAAAACCCTGGCCCGGTTTGAGCAGTCCCGGCTGCCTTTACGCTTGCGCCGCCAATTAGCTGGCCTGATCGAGGGCGGTTTCATCAAGGAGGCAGAAAACATATTGATTTTTGGCCAACCCGGGACTGGGAAAACACATTTGGCCGCCGCGTTGGCTTACGAATGGATTCACCACGATTACAGCGTCTGGTTCACTCCGACCTATAAACTGGTCGACGGCTTACTGCGAGCCAAACGGGACTATGCACTGGAACCGGAACTGAAACGGCTCGATCGCTTTCAGGTGGTCATCCTCGATGACATCGGCTATGTTCAGCAGAGCCGGGAAGAAATGGAAGTGTTATTCACTTTTCTGGCTGAGCGTTATGAGCGCCGCAGCGTAGTGATCACCTCCAATCTCGTGTTTTCACAGTGGGATCAAATCTTCAAAGATCCCTTGACCACGGCCGCGGCGATCGACCGCGTGGTTCATCACAGCCGGATCATCGAGTTCGGGTCCGAAATGACCAGTATGCGAGCGGAAGCAGCCGCCCGCCGCCAATCACAGGAAATGGGTCAGGCTCAGCCTGGCCAGGTTGAGGCAATTCGAAACTAA
- the mazF gene encoding endoribonuclease MazF: protein MVAASTYVPRRGDIVWLTFTPQAGHEQAGRRPAVVLSPLSYNAKVGLALLCPITSAIKGYPFEVSLPQSLPVSGVILADQVKSLDWQARDVAFICALPPVVTREILQKVGLLLAE from the coding sequence GTGGTAGCAGCATCAACGTATGTGCCACGCCGTGGCGATATTGTGTGGCTCACTTTCACTCCTCAGGCCGGCCATGAGCAAGCGGGGCGACGTCCGGCGGTAGTGTTGTCGCCGCTTTCCTATAATGCCAAAGTTGGCTTGGCGCTCTTGTGTCCGATTACCAGCGCCATCAAGGGGTATCCTTTCGAGGTGAGTCTGCCGCAGAGCCTCCCCGTCAGTGGCGTGATCTTGGCGGATCAAGTCAAGAGTCTGGATTGGCAAGCCCGCGACGTGGCGTTTATTTGCGCTTTGCCACCGGTCGTCACGCGTGAAATTCTGCAAAAAGTCGGTCTGCTGTTGGCGGAGTAG
- a CDS encoding DDE-type integrase/transposase/recombinase: MAQSESLLAYQRALQVTLFNLGAVPVYHQTDNSSAVTHSLSASDELGREYNLAYLALLKHYGMQPRTIHVGSPEENGDIEAANGALKQALRQHLLLRSSSDFASVTDYEHFIAQVMTRRNERRRERLAEELAVMKPLTVPPLESYQECRVRVGRGSMIRVQHNAYSVPTSLI; this comes from the coding sequence GTGGCACAATCGGAATCACTATTGGCGTACCAGCGCGCCTTGCAGGTGACCCTGTTCAACTTGGGCGCGGTGCCGGTGTACCATCAGACCGACAATTCGTCGGCGGTTACCCACTCACTGAGCGCCAGCGATGAGTTGGGCCGGGAGTATAATCTGGCTTACCTGGCTCTCTTGAAGCATTATGGGATGCAGCCGCGGACCATCCATGTCGGCAGCCCCGAAGAGAACGGTGACATCGAAGCGGCCAACGGTGCGCTCAAGCAGGCGTTGCGCCAGCATCTGCTACTGCGCAGCAGCTCGGATTTTGCCTCCGTGACAGATTATGAGCACTTCATCGCTCAGGTGATGACCCGGCGCAACGAACGTCGGCGGGAGCGCCTGGCCGAGGAATTAGCGGTGATGAAGCCACTGACGGTACCTCCGCTGGAATCGTATCAAGAATGCCGGGTGAGAGTCGGCCGGGGTAGCATGATCCGGGTGCAGCACAATGCCTACTCCGTACCGACCAGCCTGATTTAG
- a CDS encoding AbrB/MazE/SpoVT family DNA-binding domain-containing protein: protein METRVQRWGNSLAVRIPKPLADEVGLTDNSPVQLSLHDRQLVIVPVLKPAFSLEALLTQVTDFNRHSEISTGPAVGGEAW, encoded by the coding sequence ATGGAAACTCGTGTACAGCGTTGGGGTAACAGTCTCGCCGTGCGGATTCCCAAACCGCTGGCTGATGAAGTCGGACTGACAGACAACTCGCCTGTGCAGCTTTCGCTGCACGATCGTCAGTTGGTAATCGTGCCGGTGCTCAAACCCGCTTTCAGCCTGGAAGCGCTCCTGACCCAAGTTACCGACTTCAACCGCCACAGTGAAATCTCCACTGGCCCAGCCGTGGGGGGTGAAGCGTGGTAG